The Syntrophaceae bacterium genomic interval CCCGGATAGCGAAGGAAAAGGGACCGAAGAAGCTCGCCGTGCTCGCACCGGAGGACGAGGACTTTATGCGGGCGGTCAAGACAAGCTGGGAGATGGGCTACATCGAGCCCGTCCTCATCGGCAACGCCGAAAAGATGGAGCGGGTGGCGGCCAAAGTCGGCTTCGACATCGGGAGTTTCGACAAGATCCCCGGTGTCGAGCAGCAGGCCATCTCCGACCTGGGGATCCGCATGCTCTTCTCGGGGGAGCTGCCCATTGCGAGCAAGGGCCAGATTCCGACCTCCTACATCTACCGCTCCATCATCCGCGAGGAGGCGAAAGCGGCCTCCGGCATGACCGTGAGCGTCGTCACATTCTGGGAGATCCCCGGCATCGACCACCTGGTGGTCTTCACGGACACGGGTGTCAACATCAAACCCGACGCCAGGGCCAAGGCGGAGATCATCAAGAACGCCGCCTTCGTCTACCACCTCATGGGCGTCCCGAGGCCGCGGGTTGCCATCCTCTCGGGTCACCGGGAGGTGGGCGGCGATCTGGCCTCCTACCGGGACTACCGGTTTCTCAGGAAGGCGGCGGCCGCCGGCGAGCTGGGGGAATGCGACATCGTCGACGCCACCTCCTTCACGGAGATATTCCGGGG includes:
- a CDS encoding phosphate butyryltransferase; translation: MIRSLADFTRIAKEKGPKKLAVLAPEDEDFMRAVKTSWEMGYIEPVLIGNAEKMERVAAKVGFDIGSFDKIPGVEQQAISDLGIRMLFSGELPIASKGQIPTSYIYRSIIREEAKAASGMTVSVVTFWEIPGIDHLVVFTDTGVNIKPDARAKAEIIKNAAFVYHLMGVPRPRVAILSGHREVGGDLASYRDYRFLRKAAAAGELGECDIVDATSFTEIFRGSRRPGAPAGDVRREMPHILVVPCLDTGNVICKLDFFLDVTRSSLVATSRGPVCIPARSDFSDNIVQQLAMCVVLADRMGKEVH